In Centroberyx gerrardi isolate f3 chromosome 7, fCenGer3.hap1.cur.20231027, whole genome shotgun sequence, the sequence AGACTCACCCACTCCACTGAGATCCACTGTCTCCGCACAGCCAAGGAAGCGGGCGACATGTGGGGAGCAGGAGGTAGGTGCGGTCTGGTTTTCTCTGAGGCAGCGCTCAAACTCCACAAACTCCTTGGAGCAGTCCGATCTGATCTTCTGGATCACCGGGCTGCAGTCACATTtagggagagacagaacagGAGTATGCTTTACAGTGCTTTGGTGAGATGTGGTGATGTCAGTATCACATTGTAGCAACAATTATTTGAACGCCTTACTGTGAAGATGTGCACTGAGCAACCTTCATCTTTAGTTCATGACACTGATGCTGCCATGTCGATGGGTTGGAGGCCACACATGACCCGTACTCCTCCATTTCTTTATGGCAATACTTTGCCGTGATGTCCATAGCAGCCTGCCTGAAAggtgacagacagatagatgatGGATGAATAAGTCAGGTCATGCTAGACAAGTCCAATGAGCCAAAGCCATTAGCCTTATAAACATAGTTTGATAAATATATGATATGGCCTGATTCCCTACTAGTACAGTATGATAATGAGTAATAAAGCAGTTTTGTTGAGGATGCATACATGAATCACACACAAAGTAAATGTTTGTTTCATGATTACAGCCTCCACTGTATGTATTTCACTATATTTCTAGACTATGAGAACAAAAGTAAATGTAGCCTACTCGTATATACTCGTATGTATTTCTTACATGTTGCTCCGGAAGATAACTGGGGACTTCTGAACTGGCAACTGAAGACTGAACTGATGAATCAAGG encodes:
- the chchd5 gene encoding coiled-coil-helix-coiled-coil-helix domain-containing protein 5 — its product is MQAAMDITAKYCHKEMEEYGSCVASNPSTWQHQCHELKMKVAQCTSSHPVIQKIRSDCSKEFVEFERCLRENQTAPTSCSPHVARFLGCAETVDLSGVDVNPVPQPS